In Myxococcus fulvus, the following proteins share a genomic window:
- a CDS encoding aminotransferase class III-fold pyridoxal phosphate-dependent enzyme, whose amino-acid sequence MRTPAPGGSLAPADLERLRAGQALQMDHYGGGRLPFVSLQARGLVQHMVPLEGESAGQVLEVLDASGGYASACLGAAHPCLQPAFREGLERGYVTDELGSLERTLLLEELFGPGGRWADRFPGGEYHASGRNSGSEGLELALRLVLESGFDRRRLTAKVGREARRTVLAFEGAWHGWTGGLVPLLNRRHYRLGLPLPGTEPPFGLDVAFLPFGEAALLERFFAEQGSKLSAVIVEPIQGDAGILVPPPGYLRRLAALCREHDVLLVADEVLTFAKTGRFFAMTDEEGPIPTDVTVIGKSLGMGAVSTSMVIARRELTVRPSGAVSTSDLRPLTCALMRSGLRYLAEERLIERAGALGTELRERLRRDVVEAFPALFQEVRGQGYMNGVELTERASHGLSRLRQRLLEAGVFVEFMAGAGRRSHGLRYLFPAMRVAPPLIANDEDLRRIVERIREGTRRFVEAGP is encoded by the coding sequence GTGAGGACGCCCGCGCCCGGAGGCAGCCTCGCGCCCGCGGACCTGGAGCGGCTGCGCGCGGGCCAGGCCCTGCAGATGGACCACTATGGCGGCGGGCGTCTGCCCTTCGTCTCCCTCCAGGCCCGTGGGCTCGTCCAGCACATGGTCCCCCTGGAGGGCGAGAGCGCCGGTCAGGTGCTGGAGGTGCTGGACGCGAGCGGCGGCTACGCCAGCGCGTGCCTGGGCGCGGCGCACCCGTGCCTCCAGCCCGCGTTCCGTGAAGGGCTCGAGCGCGGCTATGTCACCGATGAGCTGGGCTCGCTGGAGCGCACGCTGCTCCTGGAGGAGCTGTTCGGTCCCGGTGGACGCTGGGCGGACCGCTTCCCTGGCGGCGAGTACCACGCCAGCGGCCGCAACTCCGGCTCGGAGGGCCTGGAGCTGGCGCTGCGGCTGGTGCTGGAGTCGGGCTTCGACCGGCGACGGCTCACGGCGAAGGTGGGCCGCGAGGCACGCAGGACGGTCCTCGCCTTCGAGGGCGCGTGGCATGGCTGGACGGGTGGACTGGTCCCCCTGCTCAATCGCAGACATTACCGCCTGGGCCTGCCGCTGCCGGGCACCGAGCCTCCCTTCGGACTGGACGTGGCCTTCCTCCCGTTCGGCGAGGCGGCGCTCCTGGAGCGGTTCTTCGCCGAGCAGGGCTCGAAGCTGTCCGCGGTCATCGTCGAGCCCATCCAGGGCGACGCGGGCATCCTCGTCCCGCCGCCGGGCTACCTGCGCAGGCTGGCCGCGCTGTGCCGGGAGCACGACGTGCTGCTCGTCGCGGACGAGGTGCTCACCTTCGCGAAGACGGGCCGCTTCTTCGCGATGACGGACGAGGAGGGGCCCATCCCCACCGACGTCACCGTCATCGGCAAGAGCCTGGGCATGGGCGCGGTCTCCACGTCCATGGTCATCGCGCGCCGGGAGCTGACCGTGCGCCCGAGTGGCGCGGTGTCCACCTCCGACTTGCGGCCGCTCACGTGCGCGCTGATGCGCTCGGGCCTGCGCTACCTCGCCGAGGAGCGCCTCATCGAGCGGGCGGGCGCGCTGGGCACGGAGCTGCGCGAGCGGCTGCGGCGCGACGTGGTGGAGGCCTTCCCGGCGCTGTTCCAGGAGGTGCGGGGACAGGGCTACATGAACGGCGTCGAGCTGACCGAGCGCGCCTCGCACGGCCTGTCCCGGCTGCGCCAGCGGCTCCTCGAGGCCGGCGTCTTCGTCGAGTTCATGGCCGGCGCGGGCAGGCGCTCCCACGGGCTGCGCTACCTGTTCCCCGCCATGCGCGTGGCCCCGCCGCTCATCGCGAACGACGAGGATTTGCGCCGCATCGTCGAGCGCATCCGCGAGGGGACCCGGCGCTTCGTGGAGGCGGGGCCATGA
- a CDS encoding class I adenylate-forming enzyme family protein codes for MTELADIPLSSIQAFLDRVRDLTCETGAPTRHGVEPLAEAWRAHGLRPGDVVLLALPNGAELLAQLFAILAARGVPALVSPSAPALRQQALVEALPARALVTMRRPAPLARDVDRFHLGGAEVAMFSEAQPPGAQPGEMVLLTSGTSGFASGCVFDLEALFRNARRHSDAVGLRPGDTVLVNLPLYYSYSMVAQAFASLLRGADLVISGPPFQPAAYLRLLAEQGITVSALTPLLVRALLQQGGAFPEGLRSLGVGGDVLSPEHVEQLLRLRPRGELYLTYGLSEAGPRVATLSAHAEPSHRHASVGRPLPGTQVSLVPRGPGEQKELLVSSDTLMKRRIGLVEGDKLHAWRGPRLLATGDIFDIDADGYLYFQGRLSDFLVRGSEKICMASVRRLATTLPGVLTARTQVVSGTEGDDYEMILTVADEGRPLEHVSEALSRLLRLAERPRRIQVVSADGNTAALHK; via the coding sequence ATGACCGAGCTCGCTGACATCCCGCTCTCCTCCATCCAGGCGTTCCTGGACCGTGTCCGAGACCTGACCTGCGAGACGGGTGCGCCCACCCGGCACGGGGTGGAGCCACTCGCGGAGGCGTGGCGAGCCCATGGACTGAGGCCCGGCGACGTCGTCCTCCTGGCCCTGCCGAACGGAGCGGAGTTGCTCGCGCAGCTCTTCGCCATCCTCGCCGCCCGTGGCGTGCCCGCGCTGGTGTCGCCTTCCGCGCCTGCATTGCGACAACAAGCCCTCGTGGAGGCCCTCCCGGCACGCGCGCTCGTGACGATGCGCCGCCCCGCGCCCCTGGCTCGGGACGTGGACCGCTTCCACCTGGGGGGAGCGGAGGTCGCCATGTTCTCCGAGGCACAACCTCCCGGCGCCCAGCCCGGGGAAATGGTGCTGCTCACCTCGGGCACGTCGGGCTTCGCCAGCGGCTGCGTGTTCGACCTGGAGGCGCTCTTCCGCAACGCCCGTCGTCACTCGGACGCCGTGGGCCTGCGTCCGGGCGACACCGTGTTGGTGAACCTGCCGCTCTATTACTCGTACTCGATGGTGGCCCAGGCCTTCGCCTCGCTGCTTCGCGGCGCGGACCTGGTCATCAGCGGACCGCCCTTCCAGCCCGCGGCCTATCTGCGATTGCTCGCCGAGCAGGGCATCACCGTGTCCGCCCTCACGCCCCTCCTGGTGCGCGCGCTGCTCCAGCAGGGCGGCGCCTTCCCCGAGGGTCTGCGCTCGCTCGGCGTCGGCGGCGACGTGCTCTCCCCCGAGCACGTGGAGCAGTTGCTCCGCCTGCGTCCACGCGGAGAGCTGTACCTCACCTATGGACTGTCCGAGGCCGGCCCCCGGGTCGCGACCCTCTCGGCCCACGCGGAGCCCTCGCATCGCCACGCATCCGTGGGGCGCCCCCTCCCCGGCACGCAGGTGTCACTCGTCCCCCGAGGTCCCGGCGAACAGAAGGAGCTGCTGGTCTCCTCGGACACGCTGATGAAGCGGCGCATCGGATTGGTGGAGGGCGACAAGCTGCACGCGTGGCGCGGTCCCCGGCTGCTGGCCACCGGCGACATCTTCGACATCGACGCGGACGGCTACCTGTACTTCCAGGGGCGGCTCTCCGACTTCCTCGTCCGCGGCAGCGAGAAGATCTGCATGGCCTCCGTGCGGCGTCTGGCCACCACGCTCCCAGGCGTGCTCACGGCACGCACCCAGGTCGTCTCCGGCACCGAGGGAGATGACTACGAGATGATCCTCACCGTGGCCGACGAGGGCCGACCCCTGGAGCACGTGTCCGAGGCGCTCTCACGGCTCCTGCGGCTCGCCGAGCGCCCCCGACGCATCCAGGTCGTCTCCGCCGACGGCAACACCGCCGCCCTGCACAAGTGA
- a CDS encoding non-ribosomal peptide synthetase, whose amino-acid sequence MTLASANTGSNQSPRTQTEQVLRELWSVLLEVEQVGVHDDFFQLGGHSLIATQLVSRINEIFQLRLPLPSIFDAPTIAQLASAIDASRGATTSGKDLKLRPGVRTSQAPLSYSQERLWFMEQLHPGQATHNIPLSYRITSALDVGVLQRALDEVLRRHESLRVTFASTESGPVARISPPGAFPLSVIDLGHLSADTREEEASRLATEQAHTPIDVRTGPIIRGTLLKLGAREHRLLLTMHHIVSDGWSVGVLLRELRTHYEDFAAGRASSLPELPVRYADFAAWQRQWLPAQAEERLLPYWRKRLAQAPALLSLPADRPRPPLQRFQGARRTFHIREETALAVDALCRQERATLFMTLLAGFCALLHRYSGQEDLLVGSPISGRIRPEVEGLIGFFVNTLTLRNDLSGNPRFVELLARVRETTLGAFAHQELPFEKLVESLQPERTLSHAQLVQVMFVLQKAPALEEDPSASLQLSALAEPWETDTGTSKCDLVLYMARSADGLRATFEYDTDLFDEARIERMAGHLQVMLEAVAADPHQRLSALPLLTPAERNQVLRDWNSASADFPRDVCVHELFSRQAARTPDAIAVSYNGKDLTYRELDARSNQLAWHLRSLGVGPEVLVGLCVERSADLVVSMLGILKAGGAYLPLEASYPTERLSFMLQDSRVSLLLVHASRLQQLPPFAGPVVRIDEEREAIARCSELPGVSTVCSDNLAYVIYTSGSTGRPKGSAILHRGISALLFQTNFVRFSPKDRVAQASNASFDPSTFEIWGALLHGARLVGITADPAREPHELAAQIRDEAITVMFVTTAVLHLLARQIPEAFRDVHTLVFGGEAADPLALREVLRHGPPRRLLNGYGPTECTVFSTFHAIDSPPPLGQPVPIGRPITNGPVYLLDEHLRPVPVGVPGELYVAGERLGRGYFHRPELTARTYVPDPFGTQPGGRLYKTGDLGRYLANGRIEYLGRADLQVKIRGFRVELGEVEESLRQHPSVEDSTVVALEVGGDRKLAAYLVARGQAPAQSSLRAWLRERLPEHMVPASFTVLPALPLTPNGKVDRRALPSPEAPQGEASTHQAPRTFTEETLCRMWASLLGMARVGIHDNFFHLGGHSLLATQVVSRVRAELGVEVSLRTLFAAPTVADLALHVSRAEPPVTLARPVPPLRKVSREGALRVSFAQERLWRFFQRAPESSAYNIPRAFRLKGRVEARHLEAAFQGLIARHETLRVTYSEEDGVPLQHLQPSMDFPFREVDLRGREDREEEARRLMLESALRPFDLTRGPLLHGMLLRMEDEEHLLFCCMHHITADGWSMGVMSRELSRLYTASVTGGAHGLPPLVIQYPDYAAWQRDWLSGAELKERLGFWQKALAGAPTRLDLPTDKPRPSVRTFNGRNLAVALGVERSQALNALCRQEQVTPFMALLAVFGAVLARNAGQEEVVIGSPIANRLRPELEPLIGMFVNGLCLRVNLQGRPAFRELLQRVREETLAGYAHQEVPLDQVMASLGVELPANRPPVFQAMFVLQNAPTAPLELPGLTVLNEPVNRGSVTYEMTLALTETPEGFSGILEFNTDLFEPATAARIHADLLKSLDAALADPDASLGPETRAG is encoded by the coding sequence ATGACGCTCGCCTCCGCGAACACCGGCAGCAATCAGTCACCTCGCACCCAGACGGAGCAGGTCCTCCGCGAGCTCTGGAGCGTGCTGCTGGAGGTCGAGCAGGTGGGCGTCCACGACGACTTCTTCCAGCTCGGCGGCCACTCGCTCATCGCCACCCAGCTCGTCTCGCGCATCAACGAGATATTCCAGCTGCGCCTGCCCCTGCCGAGCATCTTCGATGCACCCACCATCGCGCAGCTCGCCTCGGCCATCGACGCCTCACGAGGAGCCACGACCTCCGGCAAGGACCTCAAGCTGCGCCCGGGTGTCCGGACCAGTCAAGCGCCGCTCTCCTATTCGCAGGAGCGGCTCTGGTTCATGGAGCAGCTCCACCCCGGGCAGGCCACCCACAACATCCCCCTCTCCTATCGCATCACCTCCGCGCTCGACGTCGGCGTGCTCCAGCGGGCCCTCGACGAAGTCTTGCGTCGCCACGAATCGCTCCGGGTCACCTTCGCCTCCACGGAGTCGGGCCCCGTCGCGCGCATCTCGCCCCCTGGAGCCTTCCCGCTCTCCGTCATCGACCTGGGCCACCTCTCCGCGGACACCCGCGAGGAGGAGGCCTCGCGCCTCGCCACGGAGCAGGCGCACACCCCCATCGACGTCCGCACCGGCCCCATCATCCGAGGCACCCTGCTGAAGCTCGGCGCACGGGAGCATCGACTCCTGCTCACGATGCATCACATCGTGTCCGACGGCTGGTCCGTGGGCGTCCTCCTGCGCGAGCTGCGGACCCACTACGAGGACTTCGCCGCCGGCCGGGCGTCCTCGCTCCCCGAGCTGCCCGTGAGGTACGCGGACTTCGCCGCATGGCAGCGACAGTGGCTGCCCGCGCAGGCCGAGGAGCGGCTCCTCCCCTACTGGCGCAAGCGACTCGCCCAAGCCCCCGCCCTCCTGTCGCTCCCCGCGGACCGCCCCCGCCCGCCACTCCAGCGCTTCCAGGGCGCTCGGCGGACGTTCCACATCCGCGAGGAGACGGCGCTGGCCGTCGATGCGCTCTGCCGCCAGGAGCGCGCCACGCTCTTCATGACGCTGCTGGCGGGCTTCTGCGCCCTGCTCCACCGCTACTCCGGACAGGAGGACCTCCTCGTCGGCTCGCCCATCTCCGGACGCATCCGGCCGGAGGTGGAGGGGCTCATCGGCTTCTTCGTCAACACGCTCACGCTGCGCAATGACCTGTCGGGCAACCCGCGCTTCGTCGAGCTGCTCGCGCGGGTGCGAGAGACGACGCTCGGAGCCTTCGCCCACCAGGAGCTCCCCTTCGAGAAGCTGGTCGAGTCCCTCCAGCCCGAGCGCACGCTCAGCCACGCGCAGCTCGTCCAGGTGATGTTCGTGCTGCAGAAGGCGCCCGCGCTGGAGGAGGACCCGTCCGCCTCGCTCCAGCTCTCCGCCCTGGCGGAGCCGTGGGAGACGGACACGGGGACCTCGAAGTGCGACCTCGTCCTCTACATGGCGAGGAGCGCCGACGGCCTGCGCGCCACCTTCGAGTACGACACGGACCTCTTCGACGAAGCACGCATCGAGCGCATGGCCGGGCACCTCCAGGTGATGCTCGAGGCGGTGGCCGCCGACCCGCACCAGCGGCTCTCGGCGCTGCCCCTGCTCACGCCCGCCGAGCGCAACCAGGTGCTGCGCGACTGGAACAGCGCCTCCGCGGACTTCCCCCGGGACGTCTGCGTCCACGAGCTGTTCTCGCGCCAGGCCGCGAGGACTCCGGACGCCATCGCCGTCTCCTACAATGGGAAGGACCTCACCTATCGGGAGCTGGACGCGCGCTCCAATCAGCTCGCCTGGCACCTGCGCTCACTCGGCGTGGGGCCCGAGGTGCTCGTCGGCCTGTGCGTCGAGCGCTCCGCGGACCTGGTCGTCAGCATGCTCGGCATCCTCAAGGCGGGAGGCGCGTACCTTCCGCTCGAGGCCTCCTATCCCACCGAGCGGCTGTCCTTCATGCTCCAGGACTCCCGCGTCTCGCTGCTCCTGGTCCACGCGTCCAGGCTCCAGCAGCTGCCCCCCTTCGCGGGGCCGGTGGTCCGCATCGATGAGGAACGAGAGGCCATCGCCCGGTGCTCCGAGCTGCCGGGGGTCTCCACCGTCTGCTCCGACAACCTCGCCTATGTCATCTACACCTCCGGCTCCACCGGCAGGCCCAAGGGCAGCGCCATCCTCCATCGAGGAATCTCCGCCCTGCTCTTCCAGACGAACTTCGTGCGCTTCTCGCCGAAGGACCGCGTCGCCCAGGCCTCCAACGCCTCCTTCGACCCGAGCACCTTCGAAATCTGGGGGGCGCTGCTGCACGGGGCCCGGCTGGTCGGCATCACCGCGGACCCGGCGCGCGAGCCTCACGAGCTGGCCGCCCAGATTCGGGACGAGGCCATCACGGTGATGTTCGTCACCACCGCGGTGCTCCACCTGTTGGCGCGGCAGATTCCGGAGGCGTTCCGCGACGTGCACACGCTCGTGTTCGGAGGCGAGGCCGCGGACCCGCTGGCGCTGCGAGAGGTGCTCCGACACGGGCCTCCGCGCCGACTGCTCAACGGCTACGGCCCCACCGAGTGCACCGTCTTCTCCACCTTCCACGCCATCGACTCGCCGCCGCCGCTCGGACAGCCCGTCCCCATCGGCCGACCCATCACCAACGGCCCGGTCTACCTGTTGGACGAGCACCTGCGGCCGGTGCCCGTCGGGGTCCCCGGGGAGCTGTATGTCGCGGGAGAGCGACTGGGTCGTGGTTACTTCCACCGCCCGGAGCTCACCGCGCGCACGTATGTGCCCGACCCCTTCGGCACCCAACCGGGTGGGCGCCTCTACAAGACGGGCGACCTGGGCCGCTACCTCGCCAACGGCCGCATCGAGTACCTGGGCCGCGCCGACCTGCAGGTGAAGATTCGCGGCTTCCGGGTGGAGCTGGGGGAGGTCGAGGAGTCGCTGCGCCAGCACCCGTCCGTGGAGGACAGCACGGTGGTGGCGCTGGAGGTGGGAGGGGACCGCAAGCTGGCCGCGTACCTCGTCGCGCGGGGACAGGCGCCCGCGCAATCGTCCCTGCGTGCGTGGCTGCGGGAGCGGTTGCCCGAGCACATGGTGCCGGCGTCCTTCACGGTGCTGCCCGCGCTGCCGCTCACGCCGAACGGCAAGGTGGACCGCCGGGCCCTGCCCTCACCCGAGGCGCCGCAGGGCGAGGCCTCCACGCATCAGGCCCCGCGCACCTTCACGGAGGAGACGCTCTGCCGGATGTGGGCGTCCCTGCTGGGCATGGCGCGCGTGGGCATCCACGACAACTTCTTCCATCTGGGTGGGCACTCGCTCCTGGCGACGCAGGTCGTCTCGCGGGTGCGCGCCGAGCTGGGGGTGGAGGTCTCGCTGCGCACGTTGTTCGCGGCGCCGACGGTGGCGGACCTGGCCCTGCACGTCTCGCGCGCGGAGCCCCCCGTGACGCTCGCGCGGCCGGTGCCTCCGCTGCGCAAGGTGTCTCGGGAAGGGGCCCTGCGGGTGTCGTTCGCACAGGAGCGCCTGTGGCGGTTCTTCCAGCGCGCTCCCGAGTCCAGCGCCTACAACATCCCGCGCGCGTTCCGGTTGAAGGGACGAGTAGAGGCCCGGCACCTCGAGGCGGCGTTCCAGGGGCTCATCGCCCGGCATGAGACGTTGCGCGTCACGTACTCCGAGGAGGACGGTGTGCCGCTGCAGCACCTCCAGCCCTCGATGGATTTTCCCTTCCGGGAGGTGGACCTCAGGGGACGCGAGGACCGCGAGGAGGAGGCGCGCCGCCTGATGTTGGAGTCCGCGCTGCGTCCGTTCGACCTGACGCGGGGGCCGCTGCTTCACGGGATGCTGCTCCGGATGGAGGACGAGGAGCACCTGCTGTTCTGCTGCATGCACCACATCACGGCGGATGGCTGGTCCATGGGCGTCATGTCGCGAGAGCTGAGCCGGCTCTACACGGCCAGCGTCACGGGGGGAGCGCATGGGCTGCCGCCGCTGGTCATCCAGTATCCCGACTACGCTGCATGGCAGCGCGACTGGCTGTCGGGAGCGGAGCTGAAGGAGCGACTGGGGTTCTGGCAGAAGGCGCTCGCCGGAGCGCCCACGCGGCTCGACCTCCCCACGGACAAGCCTCGGCCCTCGGTGCGGACGTTCAACGGACGCAACCTGGCCGTGGCGCTGGGCGTGGAGCGCAGCCAGGCCCTGAATGCGCTCTGTCGACAGGAACAGGTGACGCCCTTCATGGCGTTGCTCGCCGTCTTCGGCGCGGTGCTGGCGCGGAATGCAGGACAGGAGGAGGTGGTCATCGGCTCGCCCATCGCGAACCGCCTCCGTCCCGAGCTGGAGCCCCTCATCGGGATGTTCGTCAACGGGCTGTGCTTGCGAGTCAATCTCCAGGGCCGCCCCGCCTTCCGGGAGCTGCTCCAGCGCGTGCGAGAGGAGACGCTGGCGGGCTATGCCCACCAGGAGGTCCCGCTGGACCAGGTGATGGCCTCACTCGGGGTGGAACTGCCCGCCAACCGCCCGCCCGTGTTCCAGGCGATGTTCGTGTTGCAGAACGCACCCACCGCGCCGCTGGAGCTGCCGGGGCTCACGGTCCTCAACGAGCCCGTCAATCGCGGCTCCGTCACCTATGAGATGACGTTGGCGCTGACGGAGACGCCCGAGGGATTCTCAGGCATCCTGGAGTTCAACACCGACTTGTTCGAGCCCGCCACGGCGGCTCGCATCCATGCGGACTTGTTGAAATCGCTGGACGCCGCGCTGGCGGACCCGGATGCGAGCCTGGGGCCGGAAACGCGCGCGGGCTAG
- a CDS encoding coronafacic acid synthetase, with the protein MNPTTSLVLRGGARARGGGANPYVARVKGSVRYADPMAWTLVLAVGAVLESLGEEFRASADRCSLIHVGPEAPPEAMSSAAREALRGFASPIRFPAAPPSAPTGLACIVHGLRGPTLALTLPVAEGAGLALSLSQAWLTRGVVDYALIATAASVHGEEPRAACVVLSRGEGPPVDPARLVQALLPE; encoded by the coding sequence ATGAACCCGACGACCTCGCTGGTGCTCCGTGGCGGCGCGCGGGCGCGCGGTGGTGGGGCGAATCCCTACGTGGCGCGGGTGAAGGGCTCCGTGCGCTACGCGGACCCGATGGCGTGGACGCTGGTGCTCGCGGTGGGAGCGGTCCTCGAATCGCTGGGTGAGGAATTCAGGGCCTCGGCGGACCGGTGCTCGCTCATCCACGTGGGCCCCGAGGCGCCGCCGGAGGCCATGTCGAGCGCCGCGAGAGAGGCCTTGCGTGGCTTCGCATCGCCCATCCGTTTTCCCGCCGCGCCGCCGAGCGCGCCGACGGGACTGGCCTGCATCGTCCATGGGCTTCGAGGCCCGACGCTTGCGCTGACGCTGCCCGTGGCGGAGGGCGCCGGACTCGCGTTGTCGCTCTCCCAAGCCTGGCTCACGCGCGGTGTCGTCGATTACGCGCTCATCGCGACGGCGGCCTCGGTGCACGGCGAGGAGCCCCGCGCCGCATGCGTGGTGCTCTCACGCGGCGAAGGTCCTCCCGTGGACCCGGCGCGGCTGGTGCAGGCCCTTCTGCCGGAGTGA
- a CDS encoding acyl carrier protein, with amino-acid sequence MHEELTASIKQILIDKLFVELPPEQIGEDDGLQSVIGLDSVGFLELRVLCEDVFKVRITDEDFNTDNFRTVNQLVSLIVGLKTAAQGGAW; translated from the coding sequence ATGCATGAAGAGCTGACGGCAAGCATCAAGCAGATCCTCATCGACAAGCTGTTCGTGGAGCTGCCCCCGGAGCAGATTGGCGAGGACGACGGCCTGCAGTCCGTCATCGGGCTCGACTCGGTGGGGTTCCTGGAGCTGCGCGTGCTCTGCGAGGACGTGTTCAAGGTCCGCATCACCGACGAGGACTTCAACACCGACAACTTCCGCACGGTGAACCAGCTGGTGTCGCTCATCGTGGGCCTGAAGACGGCGGCCCAGGGAGGTGCGTGGTGA
- a CDS encoding 3-hydroxyacyl-ACP dehydratase FabZ family protein, producing MPSPEPQQRPRAVPVPLNKAERQPRPLGFTALREWLRHRHPMILLDRIVDHEPGSFLEALVSISGNLDCIAGHFPERAIYPGSNLIQAFAQAGIILYQMSTSPLAEDELTLIGSVESRFLQVVVPGDQVVLRVQVNRLAGGLFVYSGKAMVGTRRVAAFRASLIRAKVSELGSPLW from the coding sequence ATGCCTTCCCCCGAACCTCAGCAGCGCCCTCGAGCGGTCCCCGTCCCCCTGAACAAGGCGGAGCGTCAGCCCAGGCCCCTGGGCTTCACCGCCCTGCGTGAGTGGCTGCGGCACCGCCACCCGATGATTCTGCTGGACCGCATCGTCGACCACGAGCCGGGCAGCTTCCTGGAGGCGCTCGTCTCCATCTCCGGGAACCTGGACTGCATCGCGGGGCACTTCCCCGAGCGCGCCATCTACCCCGGCAGCAACCTCATCCAGGCCTTCGCCCAGGCGGGCATCATCCTCTACCAGATGAGCACCTCGCCCCTGGCCGAGGACGAGCTGACCTTGATTGGCTCGGTGGAGAGCCGCTTCCTCCAGGTCGTCGTGCCCGGGGACCAGGTGGTGCTGCGGGTCCAGGTGAACCGGCTCGCCGGAGGGCTGTTCGTCTACTCGGGCAAGGCGATGGTGGGCACGCGCCGGGTGGCGGCGTTCCGCGCGAGCCTCATCCGGGCCAAGGTCTCGGAGCTGGGCTCGCCGCTATGGTAG
- a CDS encoding beta-ketoacyl-[acyl-carrier-protein] synthase family protein has product MVAPVAVTGAAWSTALGHGLDDVWRRLLAGEHGFVDVASPHRLRNTLAAVIPSRGEGPAPRLRRLAVETLGRALTEAGLEASGAATRLVLGTSLGAWLDDEGEWTAPLHAWADEVTRAVGARERPVSLSTACSSGADAILVGAELIRSGAAEVCVCGGVDVMTPSKRLAHSALSTMSPTRSRAFDTRHDGMLLGEGAGFLVLESLEHARARSASLLALFRGAGSANDAASMTSPDPAALGARLAMERALQDARVSPRDIGLINAHGSATPANDRAEAEAFRALFGAGPRPCVFATKGAFGHTLGATGAMEAIALILALREGVVPPIVGLEQPDQDFPCPLPVGRPVRHEERLGLSLTLGFGGFDTALVFEASR; this is encoded by the coding sequence ATGGTAGCGCCCGTCGCGGTGACAGGGGCCGCGTGGAGCACGGCCCTGGGCCACGGGCTCGACGACGTGTGGCGGCGACTGCTCGCGGGTGAGCACGGCTTCGTCGACGTGGCCTCTCCGCATCGGCTTCGCAACACGCTGGCCGCGGTCATTCCTTCACGAGGGGAGGGCCCCGCGCCCCGGCTGCGGAGGCTCGCGGTGGAGACGCTCGGTCGCGCGCTGACGGAGGCCGGGCTGGAGGCGAGCGGAGCGGCGACGCGGCTGGTCCTGGGCACGAGCCTGGGCGCGTGGCTCGACGACGAGGGGGAGTGGACGGCGCCGCTCCACGCCTGGGCGGACGAGGTGACTCGCGCGGTGGGCGCGCGTGAGCGGCCTGTGAGCCTCTCCACGGCGTGCTCCTCGGGGGCGGACGCCATCCTCGTCGGGGCGGAGCTCATCCGCTCCGGGGCCGCGGAGGTGTGTGTCTGTGGCGGCGTGGACGTCATGACGCCGAGCAAGCGGCTGGCGCACTCGGCGCTCTCCACCATGTCCCCCACCCGCTCGCGCGCCTTCGACACGCGGCATGACGGCATGCTGCTGGGCGAGGGCGCGGGGTTCCTGGTGCTGGAGTCGCTGGAGCACGCGCGGGCACGCTCGGCTTCGCTGCTCGCGCTCTTCCGGGGCGCGGGCTCGGCCAACGACGCGGCGAGCATGACCTCGCCGGACCCGGCGGCCTTGGGGGCCAGGCTGGCGATGGAGCGGGCGCTCCAGGACGCGCGGGTGTCGCCCCGGGACATCGGGCTCATCAACGCGCATGGCTCGGCGACGCCGGCGAATGACCGCGCGGAGGCGGAGGCGTTCCGGGCGCTCTTCGGGGCGGGTCCGCGTCCGTGTGTCTTCGCGACGAAGGGGGCCTTCGGGCACACGTTGGGGGCCACGGGGGCCATGGAGGCGATTGCCCTCATCCTCGCGCTGCGCGAGGGCGTGGTGCCGCCCATCGTCGGACTGGAGCAGCCCGACCAGGACTTCCCCTGCCCGCTCCCCGTGGGGCGGCCGGTGCGGCACGAGGAGCGGCTCGGATTGAGCCTCACGCTCGGCTTCGGTGGGTTCGATACCGCGCTCGTCTTCGAGGCGTCGCGATGA
- a CDS encoding acyl-CoA thioesterase, protein MRMESPASAPRRHRVEHVDTDASGVVHFSRYASLLETAALEELERRGSDLVKLEGQGLDLRVRELRIRYREAARFQDWLRLEARLEHVGPASLKLGVAVYREGPAPEPVLLASGSLDLAVVNRESGDPTCLPPNLSSALERSPSP, encoded by the coding sequence ATGAGGATGGAGTCACCCGCCTCCGCGCCCAGACGCCATCGGGTGGAGCACGTGGACACCGATGCGTCGGGCGTCGTGCACTTCTCGCGGTACGCGTCGCTGCTGGAGACGGCGGCGCTGGAGGAGCTGGAGCGGCGCGGCTCGGACCTGGTGAAGCTGGAGGGGCAGGGCCTGGACTTGCGCGTGCGCGAGCTGCGCATCCGCTACCGCGAGGCCGCGCGCTTCCAGGACTGGCTGCGATTGGAGGCCCGGCTGGAGCACGTGGGCCCCGCGAGTCTGAAGCTGGGCGTGGCGGTCTACCGCGAGGGCCCCGCGCCCGAGCCGGTGCTGCTCGCCTCCGGAAGTCTGGACCTGGCTGTCGTCAATCGTGAGAGCGGAGACCCCACATGCCTTCCCCCGAACCTCAGCAGCGCCCTCGAGCGGTCCCCGTCCCCCTGA